A genomic stretch from Limnobacter thiooxidans includes:
- a CDS encoding IscS subfamily cysteine desulfurase, whose product MNKMPIYLDYSATTPVDPRVADAMIPFLRESFGNPASRSHAYGWTAEEAVEKAREDVAALVNADPREIVWTSGATESNNLAIKGAALFYGETKGKHIITVKTEHKAVLDTFRDLERHGFEATYLDVQENGLVNMDALKAAIRPDTVLISIMYVNNEIGVIQDIPAIGELCREKGIIFHVDAAQATGKVEIDLQKLKVDLMSFCAHKTYGPKGIGALYVRRKPRIRIDAQMHGGGHERGMRSGTLATHQIVGMGEAFRIAKEEMASELPRMKALRDRLLNGLKAIDEIYVNGDLEQRVPHNLNVSFNFVEGESLIMAVKDIAVSSGSACTSASLEPSYVLRALGRSDELAHSSIRFSIGRFTTEADVDFTIELMKAKVAKLRELSPLWEMHLDGVDLSTVQWAEH is encoded by the coding sequence ATGAACAAGATGCCGATTTATCTCGATTACAGCGCCACCACTCCGGTGGACCCGCGTGTAGCCGATGCCATGATCCCTTTCCTGCGCGAAAGCTTTGGCAACCCGGCATCCCGCAGCCACGCGTATGGCTGGACGGCGGAAGAGGCAGTTGAGAAGGCCCGTGAAGACGTGGCTGCACTGGTGAATGCCGACCCACGCGAGATCGTCTGGACCTCTGGCGCAACCGAGTCAAACAACTTGGCCATCAAAGGCGCAGCACTGTTTTACGGTGAAACCAAGGGCAAGCACATTATTACGGTGAAAACCGAACACAAGGCAGTGCTGGACACCTTCCGCGACCTGGAACGCCATGGCTTTGAAGCCACTTACCTGGACGTACAGGAAAACGGCCTGGTGAACATGGACGCATTGAAAGCCGCCATTCGCCCAGACACCGTGCTGATTTCAATCATGTACGTGAACAACGAAATTGGCGTGATTCAAGACATTCCAGCAATTGGTGAGCTGTGCCGCGAAAAAGGCATCATTTTTCACGTGGATGCAGCTCAAGCCACTGGCAAGGTTGAAATCGACCTGCAAAAGCTGAAAGTGGATTTGATGAGTTTCTGTGCCCACAAAACCTACGGCCCCAAAGGCATTGGTGCTTTGTATGTGCGCCGCAAGCCACGCATTCGCATTGACGCACAAATGCACGGTGGCGGCCACGAGCGCGGCATGCGTTCAGGCACTTTGGCAACCCATCAAATTGTGGGCATGGGTGAAGCATTCCGCATCGCCAAGGAAGAAATGGCAAGTGAGTTGCCCCGCATGAAAGCCCTGCGTGACCGCCTGCTCAATGGCCTGAAAGCGATTGACGAAATTTATGTCAACGGTGACCTGGAACAGCGCGTACCGCACAACCTGAACGTCAGCTTCAACTTTGTGGAAGGTGAATCCCTGATCATGGCTGTGAAAGACATTGCCGTGTCCTCAGGTTCTGCCTGTACATCGGCCTCGCTCGAGCCCTCGTACGTGTTGCGCGCCTTGGGCCGCAGCGATGAATTGGCGCACAGCTCAATCCGTTTCTCGATTGGTCGTTTCACGACTGAAGCGGACGTGGATTTCACCATTGAACTGATGAAAGCCAAAGTGGCAAAACTGCGCGAATTGTCCCCATTGTGGGAAATGCACCTGGACGGCGTTGACCTCAGCACCGTTCAATGGGCAGAGCACTAA
- the iscR gene encoding Fe-S cluster assembly transcriptional regulator IscR — translation MRLTTKGRFAVTAMIDLALQQDTGPVSLAGISQRQNISLSYLEQLFSKLRRHELVESVRGPGGGYHIVRSLKEVSVADVILAVDEPLDATQCGGKENCTDEGQCMTHDLWSSLNTKMLEYLGSVSLQCLVEKHRKKDAEKTIQFRERPAALNTAASQHTH, via the coding sequence ATGCGTTTGACCACCAAAGGCAGATTTGCCGTAACAGCCATGATCGATCTTGCCTTGCAGCAAGACACGGGGCCTGTGTCGCTTGCCGGTATCAGCCAGCGGCAAAATATTTCCCTGTCCTATCTTGAACAATTGTTTTCCAAATTGCGCCGCCACGAGTTGGTGGAAAGTGTTCGCGGCCCCGGTGGCGGTTATCATATCGTCCGCTCCCTCAAAGAGGTGAGTGTTGCGGATGTGATTTTGGCAGTTGACGAACCCCTGGATGCAACCCAGTGCGGTGGAAAAGAAAACTGTACCGATGAAGGCCAATGCATGACGCACGACCTGTGGAGCAGCCTGAACACCAAGATGCTGGAATACCTGGGCTCAGTCAGCCTTCAGTGCCTGGTTGAAAAGCATCGAAAAAAAGACGCAGAAAAGACAATTCAGTTTCGTGAAAGGCCAGCGGCTCTTAATACCGCAGCCTCACAGCACACACATTAA
- a CDS encoding low molecular weight protein-tyrosine-phosphatase — protein sequence MKSKVLFVCMGNICRSPTAEGVFRQMVSEAGLDHEISVESAGTHAYHLDKTPDPRAVAAAAKRGYDLSELISRQVTAEDFRDSDMILAMDWDNMSLLQQQCPRQYAHKIQLMMRYATEHDEATVPDPYYGGPDGFDTVLNYIEDSCTGLLEVLRKRVFQFAAA from the coding sequence ATGAAAAGCAAAGTTTTGTTTGTGTGCATGGGTAACATCTGCCGCTCACCAACAGCGGAAGGCGTTTTCAGGCAAATGGTAAGCGAAGCGGGTCTTGACCATGAAATTTCCGTGGAATCGGCTGGTACACACGCCTACCACCTCGACAAAACGCCGGACCCCCGCGCTGTAGCCGCGGCAGCCAAGCGTGGTTATGACCTTTCCGAGCTGATTTCACGTCAGGTTACCGCCGAAGACTTCCGCGACAGCGACATGATTCTGGCGATGGACTGGGACAACATGAGCCTGCTGCAACAGCAGTGCCCACGCCAGTACGCGCACAAAATCCAGTTGATGATGCGCTACGCCACTGAACACGACGAAGCCACGGTACCCGACCCTTACTACGGCGGTCCAGATGGCTTTGACACCGTGCTGAACTACATCGAAGACAGCTGCACCGGCTTGTTGGAAGTGTTGCGCAAACGCGTGTTTCAGTTTGCTGCTGCATAA
- a CDS encoding pyridoxal phosphate-dependent aminotransferase, whose translation MLSNRALTIKPSPTLAVTAKAAQLKAEGKDIIGLGAGEPDFDTPDHIKEAAKKAIDAGFTKYTNVGGTPGLKNAVIAKLKRDNNLDYKANEVVVGVGGKQCIFNMILATINDGDEVVIPAPYWVSYADIVEIAGGVPKLVLAGIEQGFKITPAQLEGAITPKTKMFMINSPSNPTGAVYTKEELAALGEVLLKHPNIIVATDDMYEHINLTGVPFVNILNACPALKDRTVVLNGVSKAYSMTGWRIGFAAGPAKLIDVMTNLQSQSTSNPTSISQVAAEAALNGDQDCLKPMVAAFRERNEFVTKALNAVPTIQCLKAEGAFYAFVDARKAIEKLAAESKIRAANDLELTAYLLEAGVAVVPGSAFGAEGYFRISFATSMSNLEKACDRIAKALG comes from the coding sequence ATGCTTTCAAATCGCGCACTTACGATCAAACCTTCCCCTACACTTGCCGTGACAGCCAAGGCGGCCCAACTCAAAGCCGAGGGTAAAGACATTATCGGCCTGGGCGCTGGTGAGCCTGACTTCGACACGCCAGACCACATCAAGGAAGCTGCCAAGAAGGCAATTGACGCCGGCTTCACCAAGTACACCAACGTGGGCGGCACACCGGGCCTGAAAAACGCAGTGATCGCCAAACTGAAGCGCGACAACAACCTGGACTACAAGGCCAATGAAGTAGTGGTGGGTGTAGGCGGCAAGCAGTGTATTTTCAACATGATCCTGGCCACCATCAATGATGGTGACGAAGTTGTCATTCCTGCACCGTACTGGGTCAGCTACGCCGACATCGTTGAAATTGCCGGTGGTGTGCCCAAGCTGGTGTTGGCCGGTATTGAGCAAGGTTTCAAGATCACGCCCGCCCAGCTGGAAGGCGCGATTACCCCCAAAACCAAGATGTTCATGATCAACAGCCCCAGCAACCCCACTGGCGCTGTGTACACGAAGGAAGAGTTGGCGGCTTTGGGTGAAGTGCTGTTGAAGCACCCCAACATCATCGTGGCCACTGACGACATGTACGAGCACATCAATTTGACTGGCGTGCCTTTCGTGAACATTCTGAATGCCTGCCCAGCGCTGAAAGACCGCACCGTGGTGTTGAATGGCGTATCCAAGGCTTACAGCATGACCGGCTGGCGTATTGGTTTTGCCGCTGGCCCCGCCAAGTTGATCGACGTGATGACCAACCTGCAAAGCCAGTCCACTTCCAACCCCACTTCAATTTCCCAAGTGGCAGCCGAAGCGGCCTTGAATGGTGACCAGGATTGCTTGAAGCCCATGGTTGCTGCTTTCCGCGAGCGCAATGAGTTCGTGACCAAGGCTTTGAATGCAGTACCCACTATCCAGTGTCTGAAAGCAGAAGGTGCTTTCTACGCGTTTGTGGATGCACGCAAGGCCATTGAAAAGCTGGCAGCTGAAAGCAAGATTCGCGCTGCAAACGACCTGGAATTGACCGCATACCTGCTGGAAGCAGGCGTGGCTGTGGTTCCCGGTTCTGCATTTGGTGCTGAAGGTTACTTCCGCATTTCATTTGCAACCAGCATGAGCAACCTTGAAAAGGCCTGCGATCGCATTGCAAAAGCGCTTGGTTGA
- the uvrB gene encoding excinuclease ABC subunit UvrB, with product MTPGFISYPDSPFELYQPYPPAGDQPTAIEKLVEGVNDGEVFQTLLGVTGSGKTFTMANVIAQTGRPALVLAPNKTLAAQLYAEMREFFPKNAVEYFVSYYDYYQPEAYVPSRDLFIEKDSSINEHIEQMRLSATKSLLERRDTIIVGTVSCIYGIGNPSDYHAMILSIRHGDKLSQRDILKRLIAMQYKRNDLDFTRGTFRVRGDTIDVYPAEHSELAVRIDLFDDEIDGIQLFDPLTGKIRQKLPRFTIYPSSHYVTPRGTVVRAIETIKDELRERLDFFVKDGKLVEAQRLEQRTRFDLEMLAELGFCKGIENYSRHMSGAAPGEPPPTLIDYLPKDGLMIIDESHVTLGQLSGMYRGDRSRKETLVNFGFRLPSAMDNRPLRFEEFESKMRQTVFVSATPSNYEKEHSGQVVEQVVRPTGLIDPVIEVRPATTQVDDLLSEIHERTRAGDRVLVTTLTKRMAEDLTDYLSDNGVRVRYLHSDIDTVERVEIIRDLRLGEFDVLVGINLLREGLDIPEVSLVAILDADKEGFLRSERSLIQTIGRAARNLNGKAILYADRVTNSMELAIGETSRRRNKQIEFNTENGITPRGVNKQIKELIDGVFDPNASKQRKADKALEVAPLGEKQLAKEIKRLEKLMLEHAKNLEFEKAAQARDQLGLLKEQLFGSKGDSNVSSLDAKRSA from the coding sequence ATGACCCCTGGATTTATCAGTTACCCCGACAGTCCGTTCGAGTTGTACCAGCCCTACCCCCCGGCTGGAGACCAACCCACCGCCATTGAAAAACTGGTGGAAGGCGTGAACGACGGCGAAGTGTTTCAAACCCTGCTGGGGGTAACCGGGTCGGGTAAAACCTTCACAATGGCCAACGTGATCGCCCAAACTGGGCGCCCTGCCCTTGTACTGGCGCCCAACAAAACGCTGGCAGCCCAGCTGTACGCTGAAATGCGCGAATTCTTCCCCAAAAATGCGGTGGAATACTTCGTCAGCTACTACGACTATTACCAGCCTGAAGCCTATGTACCCAGCCGCGACCTGTTCATTGAAAAAGACAGCTCGATCAACGAGCACATCGAGCAAATGCGGCTGTCTGCCACCAAGAGCCTGCTGGAGCGCCGCGACACCATTATTGTAGGCACGGTCAGCTGCATCTACGGTATTGGTAACCCGTCCGATTACCACGCCATGATTCTGAGCATTCGCCATGGCGACAAGCTCAGCCAGCGCGACATCCTCAAGCGCCTGATTGCCATGCAGTACAAGCGCAACGACTTAGACTTCACTCGTGGTACCTTTCGGGTGAGGGGCGACACCATTGACGTGTACCCCGCTGAACACTCCGAACTGGCCGTTCGAATTGACCTGTTCGATGACGAAATTGATGGCATCCAGTTGTTCGACCCGCTCACAGGCAAAATTCGTCAAAAATTACCACGCTTCACGATTTACCCCAGCAGCCACTACGTGACACCTCGCGGCACAGTGGTGCGCGCCATTGAAACCATCAAGGACGAACTGCGCGAACGGCTGGACTTCTTTGTCAAAGACGGAAAACTGGTTGAAGCCCAGCGGCTTGAGCAGCGCACTCGGTTCGACCTTGAAATGCTTGCGGAACTCGGTTTTTGCAAGGGAATCGAGAATTACAGCCGCCACATGTCGGGTGCTGCGCCTGGTGAACCGCCACCCACACTGATTGACTACCTGCCCAAAGACGGCTTGATGATCATTGATGAAAGCCACGTGACCTTGGGTCAACTCAGCGGAATGTACCGTGGAGACAGGTCCCGCAAGGAAACTCTGGTTAACTTCGGCTTTCGTCTGCCATCTGCCATGGACAATCGCCCCTTGCGTTTCGAGGAATTCGAGTCCAAAATGCGGCAAACAGTGTTTGTTTCAGCCACGCCCTCGAATTACGAGAAAGAGCACTCCGGTCAAGTGGTTGAACAAGTGGTGCGCCCTACAGGGCTTATTGACCCTGTAATAGAGGTGCGCCCTGCCACCACCCAGGTCGATGACCTGCTTAGCGAGATTCACGAACGAACTCGCGCTGGCGATCGAGTATTGGTCACAACGTTGACCAAGCGCATGGCCGAAGACCTCACTGATTACCTCAGCGACAATGGCGTGCGCGTGCGGTATTTGCATTCTGACATCGACACCGTGGAACGCGTGGAAATCATTCGCGACCTCCGTTTGGGCGAATTTGACGTGCTGGTTGGTATTAATTTGTTGCGTGAGGGCTTGGATATTCCGGAAGTGTCCCTAGTTGCTATTCTGGATGCCGACAAGGAAGGCTTTTTGCGCAGCGAGCGCAGTTTGATTCAAACAATTGGCCGCGCCGCCCGAAATTTGAACGGCAAGGCCATTTTGTACGCAGACCGGGTCACCAATTCCATGGAACTGGCGATAGGTGAAACAAGCCGCCGCCGCAACAAGCAGATTGAATTCAACACGGAAAATGGAATTACCCCGCGGGGCGTGAACAAGCAGATCAAGGAACTTATTGATGGCGTGTTCGATCCAAACGCTTCCAAGCAACGCAAGGCTGACAAGGCTTTGGAAGTTGCACCGTTGGGTGAAAAACAGTTGGCCAAGGAAATCAAGCGACTTGAGAAGCTCATGCTGGAGCATGCGAAGAATCTTGAATTTGAAAAAGCAGCCCAAGCACGCGATCAGCTGGGCTTGCTGAAAGAACAGTTGTTTGGCAGCAAGGGCGACTCGAATGTTTCTTCGCTGGATGCCAAACGCAGCGCATAA